A genome region from Hevea brasiliensis isolate MT/VB/25A 57/8 chromosome 7, ASM3005281v1, whole genome shotgun sequence includes the following:
- the LOC110633534 gene encoding polyadenylate-binding protein 2 isoform X1: protein MEEEEHEVYGGEIPDMEGDMEPHNTDVDMSAADEDAVKELDEMKKRLKEMEEEAAALREMQAKVEKEMGSVQDPASAAANQANREEADSRSVFVGNVDYACTPEEVQQHFQSCGTVNRVTILTDKYGQPKGFAYVEFLEVEAVQEALLLNESELHGRQLKVLPKRTNVPGMKQYRPRRFNPYMGHRFRRPYVPPYFYSPYGYGLLLLANCSSSNLLSFGRGMI, encoded by the exons ATGGAGGAAGAAGAGCATGAGGTGTACGGTGGAGAGATTCCTGACATGGAAGGCGATATGGAACCTCACAACACCGACGTAGACATGTCCGCCGCCGATGAAGACGCCGTCAAG GAGCTGGATGAGATGAAGAAGAGGTTGAAGGAAATGGAGGAGGAAGCAGCGGCTCTTCGCGAGATGCAAGCTAAGGTTGAGAAAGAGATGGGCTCTGTTCAAG ATCCAGCTAGTGCAGCTGCTAACCAGGCAAATAGGGAGGAAGCGGATTCTCGTTCTGTGTTTGTTGGCAAT GTTGATTATGCATGCACGCCAGAAGAAGTCCAACAACACTTTCAGTCTTGTGGAACAGTTAACAGGGTTACTATTTTGACAGACAAGTATGGCCAGCCAAAGGGTTTTGCTTATGTCGAATTCCTTGAAGTAGAAGCTGTACAAGAGGCTTTGCTTCTGAATGAATCTGAACTACATGGGCGTCAATTGAAG GTTTTGCCCAAGAGGACCAATGTTCCTGGGATGAAGCAGTATCGACCAAGGCGATTCAATCCTTACATGGGTCACCGGTTTAGGAGGCCATATGTCCCTCCTTATTTCTACTCCCCATATGGATATGG GTTATTGCTGCTGGCAAACTGTTCTTCATCGAATTTACTGTCATTTGGAAGGGGGATGATTTGA
- the LOC110633533 gene encoding phospho-2-dehydro-3-deoxyheptonate aldolase 1, chloroplastic — translation MALSTLSSKSLYSNTYSLSQPYHHQPALFLLPGNRSHKSISLPSITAVHAAEPAKNAVSVKESRGPSAPGTGKWTLDSWKTKKALQLPEYPDANELESVLKTIETFPPIVFAGEARSLEERLAEAAMGNAFLLQGGDCAESFKEFSANNIRDTFRILLQMGVVLMFGGQMPVIKVGRMAGQFAKPRSDPFEEKNGVKLPSYKGDNINGDAFDEKSRIPDPQRLIRAYTQSAATLNLLRAFATGGYAAMQRVTQWNLDFAEHSEQGDRYQELAYRVDEALGFMAAAGLTVEHPVMTTTEFWTSHECLHLPYEQSLTRLDSTSGLYYDCSAHMLWCGERTRQLDGAHVEFLRGISNPLGIKVSNKMDPSELVKLIEILNPNNKPGRITIICRMGAENMRVKLPHLIRAVRMAGQIVTWVCDPMHGNTIKAPCGLKTRPFDAILAEVRAFFDVHDQEGSHPGGIHLEMTGQNVTECIGGSRTVTFDDLGSRYHTHCDPRLNASQSLELAFIIAERLRKRRMGTQHLLSLSL, via the exons ATGGCTCTCTCAACTCTTTCTTCCAAGTCTTTATACAGCAACACCTACTCTCTCTCTCAGCCTTACCACCACCAACCAGCTCTCTTTCTTCTTCCTGGCAACAGGTCTCACAAGTCCATATCCCTCCCTTCAATCACCGCCGTCCATGCGGCCGAGCCCGCTAAGAATGCTGTCTCAGTGAAGGAGTCCAGGGGACCGTCAGCCCCGGGCACCGGCAAATGGACGCTGGATAGCTGGAAGACGAAGAAAGCTTTGCAGCTTCCGGAATACCCTGATGCGAATGAGCTGGAGTCTGTGTTGAAGACTATTGAGACATTTCCGCCAATTGTTTTCGCTGGGGAAGCCAGGAGTTTGGAAGAGAGGCTCGCTGAGGCTGCCATGGGGAATGCATTTTTGTTGCAAGGTGGTGATTGTGCAGAGAGTTTCAAGGAGTTTAGCGCTAATAACATAAGGGATACTTTTAGAATTCTGCTTCAGATGGGTGTTGTGCTTATGTTTGGTGGCCAGATGCCTGTCATTAAG GTGGGAAGAATGGCAGGTCAATTTGCAAAGCCTAGATCAGATCCATTTGAGGAGAAGAATGGAGTGAAGTTGCCAAGTTACAAAGGGGACAATATCAATGGAGATGCTTTTGATGAGAAGTCAAGAATTCCAGACCCACAGAGGTTGATAAGAGCTTACACCCAATCTGCAGCAACTCTCAACCTTCTTAGGGCCTTTGCCACTGGAGGGTATGCTGCAATGCAGAGAGTTACTCAGTGGAATCTTGACTTTGCAGAGCACAGTGAGCAAGGAGATAG GTACCAAGAACTAGCATATCGGGTTGATGAGGCCTTAGGCTTCATGGCTGCTGCAGGACTCACAGTGGAACACCCTGTCATGACAACAACTGAATTTTGGACATCCCATGAATGCTTGCATTTGCCCTACGAGCAATCTCTGACAAGGTTGGATTCAACTTCTGGCCTGTACTATGATTGCTCTGCTCACATGCTCTGGTGTGGAGAGCGTACTCGTCAATTGGATGGTGCCCATGTAGAGTTCCTTAGAGGAATCTCTAACCCTCTCGGTATCAAG GTGAGCAACAAAATGGATCCAAGTGAACTGGTTAAACTCATTGAAATTCTGAATCCTAACAACAAGCCCGGAAGGATAACAATCATCTGTAGAATGGGTGCTGAGAACATGAGAGTCAAGCTTCCTCACTTGATCAGAGCAGTACGCATGGCAGGACAAATCGTGACATGGGTCTGTGATCCAATGCATGGGAACACCATTAAGGCACCATGTGGACTAAAAACACGCCCCTTCGATGCaattttg GCTGAGGTTAGAGCATTCTTTGATGTCCATGATCAAGAAGGAAGCCACCCGGGAGGAATTCACCTAGAGATGACTGGCCAAAATGTGACTGAGTGCATTGGTGGGTCTAGGACAGTAACTTTTGATGACTTAGGCTCCCGCTATCACACACATTGTGACCCCAGGCTGAATGCTTCTCAATCTCTGGAGCTGGCATTTATCATTGCAGAGAGACttagaaaaagaaggatgggaaccCAACACCTGCTTTCCTTGAGCCTGTAA
- the LOC110633534 gene encoding polyadenylate-binding protein 2 isoform X2 — MEEEEHEVYGGEIPDMEGDMEPHNTDVDMSAADEDAVKELDEMKKRLKEMEEEAAALREMQAKVEKEMGSVQDPASAAANQANREEADSRSVFVGNVDYACTPEEVQQHFQSCGTVNRVTILTDKYGQPKGFAYVEFLEVEAVQEALLLNESELHGRQLKVLPKRTNVPGMKQYRPRRFNPYMGHRFRRPYVPPYFYSPYGYGKVPRFRRPMRYMPYY; from the exons ATGGAGGAAGAAGAGCATGAGGTGTACGGTGGAGAGATTCCTGACATGGAAGGCGATATGGAACCTCACAACACCGACGTAGACATGTCCGCCGCCGATGAAGACGCCGTCAAG GAGCTGGATGAGATGAAGAAGAGGTTGAAGGAAATGGAGGAGGAAGCAGCGGCTCTTCGCGAGATGCAAGCTAAGGTTGAGAAAGAGATGGGCTCTGTTCAAG ATCCAGCTAGTGCAGCTGCTAACCAGGCAAATAGGGAGGAAGCGGATTCTCGTTCTGTGTTTGTTGGCAAT GTTGATTATGCATGCACGCCAGAAGAAGTCCAACAACACTTTCAGTCTTGTGGAACAGTTAACAGGGTTACTATTTTGACAGACAAGTATGGCCAGCCAAAGGGTTTTGCTTATGTCGAATTCCTTGAAGTAGAAGCTGTACAAGAGGCTTTGCTTCTGAATGAATCTGAACTACATGGGCGTCAATTGAAG GTTTTGCCCAAGAGGACCAATGTTCCTGGGATGAAGCAGTATCGACCAAGGCGATTCAATCCTTACATGGGTCACCGGTTTAGGAGGCCATATGTCCCTCCTTATTTCTACTCCCCATATGGATATGG GAAGGTTCCTAGATTCAGAAGACCAATGCGATACATGCCCTATTACTAG